A stretch of Phragmites australis chromosome 12, lpPhrAust1.1, whole genome shotgun sequence DNA encodes these proteins:
- the LOC133887025 gene encoding MADS-box transcription factor 27-like isoform X3 gives MAGSTPWWRRLAKDEDQFWQAEAARLRQQLHNLQEDHRQLVGQNLSGLGVKDLKCLENQLEMSLHSIRLKKDQLMIDQIQELNKKESILHEENKELRHKLNSIRQENVNLQKKVHGQIGVDGGQNSSAIDYNIAVPEEDMTPVRLGLSQAQHVAKEKPEATASGRTTRRLRSILEALSAHLLLFKCELCVNNCMNCSPFLSEYLSNVSVSFFHIHYVFAVKAYYKCHISS, from the exons ATGGCCGGATCTACACCATGGTGGAGGCGATTAGCGAAGGATGAGGATCAG TTTTGGCAAGCGGAGGCAGCACGATTGAGGCAGCAACTACATAACTTGCAAGAAGATCATAG GCAGTTGGTGGGACAAAATCTTTCTGGCCTAGGAGTTAAAGACTTAAAGTGTTTAGAGAACCAGCTGGAAATGAGCCTCCATAGCATTCGGCTAAAGAAG GATCAACTTATGATTGACCAAATTCAAGAGCTAAACAAGAAG GAAAGCATTTTGCATGAAGAAAACAAGGAACTACGTCATAAATTGAACAGCATTCGCCAGGAGAACGTGAATTTGCAGAAAAAG GTACATGGACAGATAGGAGTAGATGGGGGGCAGAATAGTTCTGCCATTGACTACAATATTGCTGTCCCAGAGGAGGATATGACTCCAGTTCGTCTTGGACTTAGCCAAGCACAGCACGTAGCCAAAGAGAAACCGGAAGCAACAGCCTCGGG aagaaccaccaggagaCTTAGAAGCATACTAGAAGCACTATCAGCCCACCTGCTACTGTTTAAGTGCGAATTATGTGTAAACAATTGCATGAACTGTAGTCCATTTCTCTCTGAATACCTTAGTAATGTATCTGTATCATTCTTTCACATACATTATGTATTTGCAGTGAAAGCATATTATAAATGTCATATCTCGAGTTAA